The Deltaproteobacteria bacterium genome has a segment encoding these proteins:
- a CDS encoding type II toxin-antitoxin system VapC family toxin: MIIPDINLLIYAYNADAPLHSKACLWWEELINLSSPIAIPWVVSCGFIRLMTHTAVLQFPMFPAEAVGIVASWYERRHVQVINPGPRHLAILGSLFTDTKVAGNLTTDTHLAAIAIEYQCEIHSNDYDFSRFKGLRWSNPFK; this comes from the coding sequence ATGATTATTCCTGATATTAACCTACTTATTTATGCATATAACGCTGATGCACCATTACACTCTAAAGCTTGTTTATGGTGGGAAGAACTTATCAATTTATCATCACCTATCGCCATACCATGGGTAGTTAGCTGTGGTTTTATTCGTTTGATGACACATACTGCAGTTTTACAGTTCCCCATGTTTCCTGCAGAAGCTGTTGGGATAGTGGCATCATGGTATGAACGAAGGCATGTACAGGTAATAAATCCTGGGCCGCGTCATTTGGCGATTCTTGGTAGTTTATTTACTGATACGAAAGTTGCTGGTAATCTAACCACCGATACTCATCTTGCAGCTATTGCTATAGAGTATCAATGTGAAATACATTCAAATGATTATGATTTTTCACGATTTAAAGGATTACGATGGTCTAATCCATTTAAATAA
- a CDS encoding MarR family transcriptional regulator — protein sequence MKENGLLEGIYLAHQWLSTLESTPRDYGTGDLLFSADIHTVVAISRKPGCSLTELATFLSISKAAVSKFVNKLERLGYVIKPIAPQGGRAVALQLTRKGISAVNAHSAFEKKVFGPLRQIEKSLSQSEYAAVARFLSLLQKAVTPE from the coding sequence TTGAAGGAAAATGGGTTATTAGAAGGTATCTATCTTGCCCATCAGTGGCTTAGTACCTTAGAATCTACTCCGCGAGATTACGGTACTGGCGATTTATTATTTTCTGCGGATATCCATACAGTAGTAGCAATTAGCCGCAAACCCGGCTGTAGTCTGACAGAATTAGCAACATTTCTTAGCATTTCTAAAGCGGCAGTATCTAAATTTGTCAACAAACTTGAACGACTAGGCTATGTGATAAAACCAATAGCGCCTCAAGGCGGTCGCGCAGTAGCATTGCAATTAACTCGTAAAGGAATTTCGGCAGTTAATGCTCACAGTGCCTTCGAAAAAAAGGTATTTGGTCCATTACGGCAAATTGAGAAATCATTGTCACAAAGTGAATATGCTGCCGTAGCCCGCTTTCTTTCTTTATTACAAAAAGCTGTAACTCCCGAATAA